Proteins encoded by one window of Elaeis guineensis isolate ETL-2024a chromosome 12, EG11, whole genome shotgun sequence:
- the LOC105055705 gene encoding uncharacterized protein encodes MGTTMKGLLKGLRYISQIFDAETKEPEMQIGYPTDVKHVAHIGWDGPSVNGPNWMNEFRSSSVPFTAPADGGTPPKLPSEIRGAEDSPARDVPEFPARKSSRCNASVAGHSVDSPHRESRQSRRHPSSGAAAVDSSVGESSEGSRHSRRHRSTAGHRRQSTAGSGDGGGSESQDGGAAVPKRDRPRRKTKGSSSGSGSVKSTSRSNAVASESEGAVESQSSYSASSLNTTREEEGF; translated from the exons ATGGGCACCACGATGAAGGGCCTTTTGAAGGGCCTCCGCTACATCTCCCAAATTTTCG acgcaGAAACGAAGGAGCCGGAGATGCAGATAGGATACCCCACGGACGTTAAGCACGTGGCCCATATCGGGTGGGACGGCCCTTCCGTGAACGGCCCCAACTGG ATGAACGAGTTCCGATCGTCTTCGGTCCCTTTCACTGCTCCCGCAGACGGAGGTACCCCACCTAAATTACCCTCAG AGATCAGGGGAGCAGAGGACTCTCCAGCCCGGGACGTGCCGGAGTTTCCGGCTCGGAAGTCGTCGCGGTGCAACGCGTCGGTCGCCGGGCACAGCGTCGACTCGCCACACCGCGAGTCCCGACAGTCGCGGCGCCACCCGTCGTCCGGCGCTGCCGCCGTCGACTCCTCGGTGGGCGAATCCTCGGAGGGGTCGCGGCACAGCCGGAGGCATCGCAGCACCGCCGGTCACAGGCGGCAGAGCACCGCCGGGAGTGGTGATGGCGGCGGATCGGAATCGCAGGACGGCGGGGCGGCAGTGCCGAAGAGGGACCGCCCCCGCCGGAAGACCAAGGGGTCCTCGTCTGGCAGCGGCTCCGTCAAGTCGACTTCCCGGTCGAATGCCGTCGCATCGGAATCGGAGGGCGCGGTCGAGAGCCAGAGCTCGTATTCTGCCTCGTCCTTGAACACCACTAGAGAAGAGGAAGGGTTCTGA